A single Nostoc sp. PCC 7107 DNA region contains:
- the mnmE gene encoding tRNA uridine-5-carboxymethylaminomethyl(34) synthesis GTPase MnmE has translation MSEIFATTGTITAIATAVVPQQGSVSIVRMSGSQAMAIAQTLFHAPGKQAWESHRILYGYIRHPQTQQLIDEALLLIMQAPRSYTREDVVEFHCHGGIIAVQQVLQLCLENGARLAQPGEFTLRAFLNGRLDLTQAESIADLVGAKSPQAAQTALAGLQGKLAHPIRQLRANCLDILAEIEARIDFEEDLPPLDDRSIISEIDKITAEITHLLATKDQGELLRTGLKVAIVGRPNVGKSSLLNAWSRSDRAIVTDLPGTTRDVVESQLVVGGIPVQVLDTAGIRETADQVEKIGVERSRRAANAADLVLFTIDAGAGWTEGDQEIYTQVQHRPLILVINKVDLVDETTSKDLQSKIQNPKSKILTAASQNQGINDLETAILAKVKLEKIQAADMDLAINQRQAAALTQAKISLEQVQATISQQLPLDFWTIDLRGAIQALGEITGEEVTESVLDRIFSRFCIGK, from the coding sequence ATGTCAGAAATTTTTGCCACCACTGGAACCATCACCGCGATCGCTACTGCTGTTGTCCCCCAACAAGGTAGTGTCAGTATTGTACGCATGTCTGGTTCCCAGGCAATGGCGATCGCCCAAACGTTATTTCACGCACCAGGAAAGCAAGCTTGGGAAAGTCACCGCATTCTCTACGGTTATATTCGCCACCCCCAGACGCAACAACTGATAGATGAAGCCTTACTGTTGATTATGCAAGCGCCTCGTTCCTACACTCGTGAAGATGTGGTGGAATTTCATTGTCATGGTGGGATTATTGCTGTACAACAAGTTTTGCAATTATGTCTAGAAAATGGCGCAAGACTAGCACAGCCAGGAGAATTTACACTCCGAGCATTTTTAAATGGCAGACTAGATTTAACCCAAGCTGAAAGTATTGCTGATTTAGTCGGGGCGAAATCTCCTCAAGCCGCCCAAACTGCTTTAGCTGGTTTACAAGGAAAATTAGCTCATCCCATCCGCCAGTTACGCGCTAACTGTTTGGATATTTTGGCTGAAATTGAAGCCAGAATCGATTTTGAGGAAGATTTACCCCCGCTTGATGATAGGAGTATCATATCAGAAATTGACAAGATTACTGCCGAAATTACCCACTTATTAGCTACTAAAGATCAAGGTGAACTGTTGCGTACAGGCTTAAAAGTGGCAATTGTCGGTCGTCCGAATGTGGGTAAGTCGAGCTTGTTGAACGCTTGGAGCCGGAGCGATCGCGCCATTGTGACAGATTTACCAGGCACAACCCGCGATGTGGTGGAATCGCAATTAGTTGTGGGCGGCATTCCTGTACAAGTACTAGACACCGCAGGCATTCGAGAAACCGCAGACCAAGTAGAAAAAATTGGCGTAGAGCGATCGCGTCGTGCTGCTAATGCTGCCGATTTAGTTTTGTTTACCATCGATGCTGGCGCAGGTTGGACTGAAGGCGACCAAGAAATTTACACCCAAGTACAACACCGTCCCTTAATTTTAGTCATTAACAAAGTTGATTTAGTTGATGAAACTACAAGCAAAGACCTCCAATCAAAAATCCAAAATCCAAAATCTAAAATCCTCACTGCCGCCTCTCAAAATCAAGGTATAAATGATTTAGAAACAGCCATTTTAGCAAAAGTCAAACTAGAAAAAATTCAAGCGGCTGATATGGATTTAGCAATTAATCAAAGACAAGCAGCCGCTTTAACTCAAGCTAAAATCTCCTTAGAACAAGTACAAGCTACAATTTCTCAACAATTACCCCTTGATTTTTGGACAATTGATTTACGCGGTGCAATTCAAGCATTAGGAGAAATTACTGGTGAAGAAGTTACAGAGTCAGTTTTAGATAGAATTTTTAGTCGATTTTGTATTGGTAAATAA
- the csm2 gene encoding type III-A CRISPR-associated protein Csm2, with product MTEPIKPKISSPTVNPRQSTPQGNINKTQNIVEEIVNTINDLKGLQAYEIRKLVKHAEEFGPYLKQQRLETNQIRKFLDAVTRLKADLSETGEFAKIETEIVLLKPKLAYAAARQRAAKPLGEVMSAAIDKVNSKEDFERLVQLIESIIAYHKAEGGK from the coding sequence ATGACAGAACCAATTAAACCAAAAATATCTTCTCCAACGGTAAACCCCAGACAATCAACTCCTCAAGGCAATATCAATAAAACACAGAATATTGTCGAAGAAATTGTTAACACTATCAATGATTTGAAGGGTTTACAAGCATACGAAATCCGAAAATTAGTTAAACACGCTGAGGAGTTTGGGCCTTATCTCAAACAACAACGATTAGAAACGAACCAAATCCGCAAATTTTTAGATGCTGTAACTCGCCTAAAAGCTGACTTATCTGAAACAGGCGAATTTGCCAAAATTGAAACTGAAATAGTTCTGCTAAAACCCAAATTGGCATACGCCGCAGCTAGACAAAGAGCAGCAAAACCATTAGGTGAGGTCATGTCAGCCGCTATTGATAAAGTTAATAGCAAGGAAGATTTTGAACGGTTAGTTCAATTAATTGAATCAATTATCGCTTATCACAAAGCTGAAGGTGGAAAATAA
- a CDS encoding class I SAM-dependent methyltransferase: MTTQTLGLEENLYEYLLSVSVREAEILTQLRQETAQHPMGRMQIAPEQGQLMSLLVQLIGAQKTLEIGVFTGYSTLVVALALPKTGKVVACDISEEFTAIARRYWQQAGVAEKIDLHIAPALETLDRLLASGEAETFDFAFIDADKSNYDGYYERSLQLIRPGGLIAIDNVLWSGRVADPQVQDNRTKKIRAFNQKLHQDFRVTLSLIPIADGLTLARKN; encoded by the coding sequence ATGACTACTCAAACGTTGGGTTTGGAAGAAAATTTATATGAATATTTACTATCTGTATCGGTGCGGGAAGCGGAAATATTAACGCAACTACGCCAAGAAACCGCCCAACATCCAATGGGGAGAATGCAAATTGCACCAGAACAAGGGCAGTTGATGTCTTTGCTGGTACAGTTAATTGGAGCGCAGAAAACTTTAGAAATTGGCGTATTTACGGGCTATAGTACTTTAGTTGTGGCGTTAGCATTGCCAAAAACAGGCAAAGTCGTAGCTTGTGATATTAGTGAAGAGTTTACCGCGATCGCTCGTCGTTATTGGCAACAAGCCGGAGTCGCCGAGAAAATAGACCTACATATCGCCCCAGCACTGGAAACTTTAGACCGTTTGTTAGCCAGTGGTGAAGCCGAAACTTTTGATTTTGCGTTCATCGATGCCGACAAAAGCAACTATGATGGTTATTACGAGCGATCGCTGCAACTAATACGTCCGGGTGGATTAATTGCTATTGATAATGTTTTATGGTCGGGTAGAGTTGCAGATCCTCAAGTACAAGACAATCGCACCAAAAAAATCCGCGCTTTCAATCAAAAATTACATCAAGACTTCCGCGTCACCCTCAGTTTAATCCCCATTGCCGATGGTTTAACCTTGGCACGCAAAAATTAA
- a CDS encoding HD domain-containing protein, giving the protein MNTVQLTAKFESALVYATRLHANQTRKISGVPYISHLLSVAALVLEAGGSEAEAIAALLHDSIEDQGGKSTREEIRQRFGETVVAIVDGCTESDTYPKPPWEERKQRYLENLRSASPSIRLVSLADKLHNARSLLADLRQYGGSVWQEFKAGREGTIWFYQELQQVYLATGSDFLTEEFSRVIQELCNES; this is encoded by the coding sequence ATGAATACAGTACAATTAACAGCTAAATTTGAATCAGCATTAGTGTATGCAACTCGTCTTCATGCTAATCAAACCCGCAAAATTAGCGGTGTTCCTTATATCAGTCATTTACTGAGTGTCGCCGCACTTGTTTTAGAAGCTGGCGGAAGTGAAGCAGAGGCGATCGCAGCTTTATTACACGATAGCATAGAAGATCAAGGGGGAAAATCCACCCGTGAAGAAATCCGCCAGCGTTTCGGTGAGACAGTTGTTGCAATAGTCGATGGTTGCACAGAATCTGACACATACCCCAAACCACCGTGGGAAGAACGCAAGCAAAGGTATTTAGAAAATCTGCGTTCTGCTTCACCTTCAATTAGGTTAGTCTCTTTAGCTGATAAACTGCATAATGCTAGGTCATTATTAGCCGACTTACGCCAATATGGTGGCAGCGTTTGGCAAGAGTTTAAAGCTGGTAGAGAAGGAACTATTTGGTTTTACCAAGAGTTACAACAAGTTTATCTTGCAACTGGTTCAGACTTTTTGACTGAGGAATTTTCACGCGTCATTCAAGAACTCTGCAATGAAAGTTAA
- a CDS encoding NAD(P)/FAD-dependent oxidoreductase — protein MEVSGDKNKPHQVVIIGGGFGGLYTAKHLGKANVNVTLIDKRNFHLFQPLLYQVATGTLSPGDISSPLRVVFSKSKNTQVLLGEVSDIDPKAQKVMMGDQVIPYDTLVVATGANHSYFGKDHWEDVAPGLKTVEDAIEMRRRIFGAFEAAEKETDPEKRRAWLTFVLVGGGPTGVELAGAIAELAYKTLKEDFRSIDTSETRILLLQGGDRILPHIAPELSEVAAQSLQKLGAVIHTNTRVTNIENDTVTFKQGGEVKEIATKTILWAAGVKASPMGQILAERTGVDCDHAGRVIVEPDLTVRDYKNIFVVGDLGNFSHQTGKPLAGVAPVAKQQGEYVAKLIKKRLKGHTLPQFHYNDVGSLAMIGQNLAVVDLGFIKLQGFLAWAFWLLVHIYFLIEFDTKLLVVFQWAWNYITRNRRSRLITGREAFVEAKPVSSGSH, from the coding sequence ATGGAAGTCTCAGGTGATAAAAATAAACCACATCAGGTAGTAATTATTGGTGGTGGCTTTGGTGGATTATATACAGCCAAACATCTTGGTAAAGCTAATGTCAATGTTACTCTGATTGATAAACGTAACTTTCATTTATTCCAGCCACTTTTATATCAAGTTGCCACAGGTACTTTATCACCTGGGGACATTTCCTCACCATTGCGAGTCGTATTCAGCAAAAGCAAAAATACCCAAGTATTGTTGGGAGAAGTCAGCGATATTGACCCCAAAGCCCAAAAAGTGATGATGGGTGATCAAGTAATACCCTACGACACATTAGTGGTGGCTACAGGCGCTAATCATTCTTATTTTGGCAAAGATCACTGGGAAGATGTTGCGCCTGGCTTAAAAACTGTGGAAGATGCGATAGAAATGCGTCGGCGGATATTTGGTGCATTTGAAGCCGCAGAAAAAGAAACTGATCCCGAAAAACGTCGTGCTTGGTTGACTTTTGTGCTTGTGGGTGGTGGCCCTACAGGGGTAGAATTGGCAGGTGCGATCGCTGAATTAGCATACAAAACTCTCAAAGAAGATTTTCGCAGCATCGACACCTCAGAAACCAGAATTTTATTATTGCAAGGGGGCGATCGCATTCTCCCACACATTGCCCCAGAATTATCGGAAGTAGCTGCACAATCTTTGCAGAAGTTGGGTGCAGTTATCCACACAAACACCAGGGTGACAAACATTGAAAATGACACAGTTACTTTCAAGCAAGGCGGTGAAGTTAAAGAAATTGCCACAAAAACCATATTGTGGGCCGCAGGTGTCAAAGCTTCTCCAATGGGGCAAATCTTAGCAGAACGCACAGGTGTAGATTGCGACCACGCCGGACGCGTAATTGTCGAACCAGACTTGACTGTTAGGGACTATAAAAACATTTTTGTAGTTGGGGATTTAGGCAATTTTTCTCATCAAACTGGTAAACCCTTAGCGGGTGTTGCACCCGTAGCTAAACAACAAGGAGAGTACGTAGCTAAACTTATTAAAAAACGCCTTAAAGGTCATACTTTGCCACAATTCCATTACAACGATGTAGGTAGTTTGGCAATGATTGGGCAAAATTTAGCTGTTGTCGATTTAGGCTTTATCAAACTCCAAGGTTTCCTAGCTTGGGCATTTTGGCTATTAGTTCACATCTACTTCTTAATCGAGTTTGACACCAAATTACTAGTAGTATTTCAGTGGGCGTGGAATTATATTACTCGGAATCGTCGCTCTAGATTAATCACAGGTCGAGAAGCATTTGTTGAAGCAAAACCTGTCAGCAGTGGTAGTCATTAG
- the cas10 gene encoding type III-A CRISPR-associated protein Cas10/Csm1, whose translation MVTSSQVALQVIQQAIAALAKWADLAHPSLDHEYKEVTRAKTILGWKEDTKVEILRLLFDSIKLPDGQGQEPGKQHYHQLVAIEKGNQGYPKIPYPLPYKPNEEQQKIFKQQIHNEILNALPNNWENLSYLLAILERFGSCLSFSAFDVCLVDMARSTAAVAAALVSHENVDNISLIAGDISGIQKFIYTISSDGALKSLRARSFYLELVIQEVVQQLLEDLKLPKTNIIYASGGNFYLIASSNLQDVKESINKVSQKFNRWLLNTFKGKLFLAIDCISIPTKDLEDNHFAHYWTKLTKDLANQKARKFNKEINFFIQETRSHEPCRVCHRDDLPSLQPLIHLNPDSSPACWVCRTMFELGNNLFDVNILLRSKRANIKEHVGRVYIPGYYYYFFTNWEQAVKLARNNETVFLVNDWDLNHYKQDKTLLLSLGNYAKESEVEVGRFIRAEEMAKVAEKSGAIPRVGYLRMDVDRLGRLFAEGFDEKNRTLPRIAGLSRQMSYFFKVYLNSLADNRDDNFIKHCQSKNTEVLNNAKYLTDRTRKNLLFIYAAGDDLFISGAWNELVEFTFDIYQCFRAYTGNNPDITISGGISINDIKYPLYQAAADSEKSEKGAKENGKDSFGLFNQIFKWDEWLGTAKITSFDQENQKYINPETKPDMLGILPFVERLEQQNIGVNHSRNFVRNLLITAQIQERALEKFQDDQKSQEALDTRYYLHLPKIAYTLARLPKEVLKDDAFRKSLKNPYNAPYFRAIATWIEFLNRS comes from the coding sequence ATGGTGACAAGTTCTCAAGTTGCATTACAGGTTATTCAACAGGCGATCGCAGCCTTAGCTAAATGGGCAGATTTAGCTCATCCTTCTCTAGATCATGAATATAAAGAAGTTACTAGAGCTAAGACAATATTAGGTTGGAAAGAAGACACAAAAGTTGAAATATTACGCCTGTTATTTGACAGCATTAAGTTACCTGATGGACAAGGACAAGAGCCCGGAAAACAACATTATCATCAATTAGTAGCAATTGAAAAGGGAAATCAAGGATATCCTAAAATTCCTTATCCATTGCCTTATAAACCTAACGAAGAACAGCAGAAAATTTTCAAACAACAAATCCACAATGAAATATTAAATGCGCTCCCAAATAACTGGGAAAATCTATCCTATTTACTGGCGATTTTAGAAAGATTTGGCTCATGTCTAAGTTTTAGTGCATTCGATGTTTGTTTAGTAGACATGGCAAGGTCTACAGCAGCAGTGGCAGCCGCTTTAGTTAGTCATGAAAATGTTGATAATATTAGCTTAATTGCTGGTGATATTTCCGGGATTCAAAAGTTTATTTACACTATTTCTTCTGATGGCGCACTTAAATCATTAAGGGCAAGAAGTTTTTATTTAGAGTTAGTCATACAAGAAGTAGTACAGCAATTGCTTGAAGACTTAAAACTGCCAAAGACTAACATAATTTACGCTAGCGGTGGTAATTTTTACTTAATTGCATCTAGTAATTTACAAGATGTAAAAGAATCTATTAACAAAGTGAGTCAAAAATTTAATAGATGGTTACTAAATACATTTAAAGGCAAGCTCTTTTTAGCCATTGATTGTATATCGATACCAACTAAAGATTTAGAAGATAACCATTTTGCACATTATTGGACTAAACTCACTAAAGATTTGGCTAATCAAAAAGCTCGTAAATTCAATAAAGAAATTAATTTCTTTATTCAAGAAACTAGAAGTCATGAACCTTGCCGAGTTTGTCATCGAGATGATCTACCTAGTTTACAACCATTAATTCACCTAAATCCAGATTCTTCTCCGGCCTGCTGGGTGTGTCGTACTATGTTTGAGTTAGGTAATAATTTATTTGATGTTAATATTTTATTACGTTCTAAGAGAGCAAATATTAAAGAACATGTAGGTAGAGTTTATATTCCTGGTTATTACTACTACTTTTTCACAAACTGGGAACAAGCAGTAAAATTAGCTCGAAATAATGAAACAGTTTTTCTTGTTAACGATTGGGATTTAAATCACTATAAACAAGACAAGACATTACTTTTATCATTAGGAAATTATGCTAAAGAAAGCGAAGTAGAGGTAGGAAGATTTATTCGTGCTGAAGAAATGGCAAAAGTTGCAGAAAAATCAGGTGCAATTCCTAGAGTTGGCTATCTGCGTATGGATGTAGATCGACTAGGAAGACTTTTTGCAGAGGGTTTCGATGAAAAGAATCGGACATTACCAAGAATTGCCGGACTGTCTCGCCAAATGAGCTATTTCTTTAAAGTTTATCTCAACAGCTTGGCAGACAATCGTGATGATAATTTTATCAAGCATTGCCAAAGTAAAAATACTGAGGTTTTAAATAATGCTAAATATCTGACAGATAGGACTCGAAAAAATTTACTATTTATTTATGCCGCAGGTGATGATTTATTTATTAGCGGCGCTTGGAATGAACTTGTAGAATTTACCTTTGATATTTACCAGTGTTTCCGCGCTTATACAGGTAACAATCCAGATATTACAATATCAGGAGGTATCAGTATTAATGATATAAAATATCCTCTTTATCAAGCTGCTGCTGATTCAGAAAAATCTGAAAAAGGTGCTAAAGAAAATGGTAAAGATAGTTTTGGATTATTTAATCAAATTTTTAAATGGGATGAATGGCTGGGAACTGCAAAAATTACCAGTTTTGATCAAGAAAACCAAAAATACATAAATCCAGAAACTAAGCCAGATATGTTGGGTATCTTACCATTTGTAGAGAGATTAGAACAGCAAAATATTGGTGTTAATCATTCCCGGAATTTTGTACGTAACCTGCTCATAACTGCACAAATACAAGAACGGGCATTGGAGAAATTTCAAGATGATCAAAAATCACAGGAGGCTTTAGATACTCGCTATTATTTACATCTCCCAAAAATTGCTTATACTTTAGCAAGATTACCCAAAGAAGTATTAAAAGATGATGCGTTTCGGAAGTCACTAAAAAATCCGTATAATGCACCATACTTTCGGGCGATCGCAACTTGGATTGAATTCTTAAATCGCTCATAA
- a CDS encoding CRISPR-associated protein Csx3, which produces MSTYKIEIKEDLLRVSFGEPAQNDQIVRDAAARLEEMSASGELAGGQLLKINGPISIPVAFVLAHKLAHIYGAVAFYDPKLGKYVICITHNPSYKLGDLID; this is translated from the coding sequence ATGTCTACCTATAAAATTGAAATTAAAGAAGATTTATTACGAGTTAGTTTTGGCGAACCCGCCCAAAATGATCAGATTGTACGTGATGCAGCCGCCAGATTAGAAGAGATGTCTGCATCAGGAGAATTAGCCGGAGGACAGCTACTCAAAATTAACGGGCCGATTTCTATTCCTGTAGCATTTGTTCTAGCACATAAACTCGCTCATATATATGGTGCTGTTGCTTTTTACGATCCGAAGTTAGGTAAATATGTCATTTGTATCACACACAATCCTTCGTATAAACTAGGAGACTTAATTGATTGA
- a CDS encoding NAD(P)/FAD-dependent oxidoreductase, which yields MQASLENHQPHEVVIIGGGFGGLYAAKALAKANVNVTLIDKRNFHLFQPLLYQVATGALSPADISAPLRSILSKSKNTKVVLGEVNDINPEAQQVILTDRIIPYDTLIVATGAKHSYFGKDNWREVAPGLKTVEDAIEMRRRIFKAFEAAEHETDPEKRRALLTFVIVGAGPTGVELAGAIAELAYKTLQEDFRNINTSETKILLLQGGDRILPHISPELSQEAEKSLTQLGVIVQKKTRVTNIENDIITLKQGDEFKEIAAKTVLWAAGVQGSAMGKVLTEKTGVECDRSGRVIVEPDLSIKGHKNIFVVGDLANFSHQNGQPLPGVAPVAKQEGEYVAALIQKRLQGKTLRPFKYTDFGNLAMIGKNSAVVDIGLIKLKGFSAWVFWLLIHIYFLIEFDSKVLVMIQWGWNYLTRKRSARLITEKESLAFATFEDSHSRNHYTPANNRQPLNA from the coding sequence ATGCAAGCTTCACTTGAGAATCATCAACCACATGAAGTCGTAATCATTGGTGGTGGCTTTGGTGGACTATATGCAGCAAAGGCACTTGCCAAGGCGAATGTCAATGTTACCCTTATCGATAAACGAAACTTTCATTTATTTCAGCCGCTTTTATATCAAGTTGCTACTGGGGCGCTATCACCTGCTGATATTTCTGCGCCATTGCGCTCTATCCTCAGCAAAAGCAAAAATACCAAAGTGGTGCTAGGAGAAGTAAATGATATTAATCCAGAAGCACAACAAGTTATTTTGACTGATAGAATAATCCCTTATGATACCTTAATTGTTGCTACAGGTGCAAAGCATTCCTACTTTGGTAAAGATAACTGGAGAGAAGTTGCGCCTGGCTTGAAAACCGTTGAAGATGCAATTGAAATGCGTCGACGGATATTCAAGGCATTTGAAGCAGCAGAACATGAAACTGATCCAGAAAAACGCCGTGCTTTGCTGACTTTTGTAATTGTGGGTGCTGGCCCAACAGGGGTAGAATTAGCAGGTGCGATCGCCGAATTAGCATATAAAACCCTGCAAGAAGACTTCCGCAACATCAACACCTCCGAAACTAAAATTTTACTATTACAAGGTGGCGATCGCATCCTCCCACACATTTCGCCAGAATTATCCCAAGAAGCAGAAAAATCCTTAACACAACTGGGTGTGATTGTTCAGAAAAAAACCAGAGTCACCAACATTGAAAATGACATCATTACCCTCAAGCAAGGTGATGAATTCAAAGAAATAGCAGCCAAAACTGTATTATGGGCAGCAGGCGTGCAAGGTTCAGCAATGGGTAAAGTCTTAACCGAAAAAACTGGTGTAGAATGCGATCGCAGCGGAAGAGTGATTGTTGAACCAGACTTAAGCATTAAAGGACATAAAAACATTTTCGTTGTTGGAGACTTAGCCAACTTCTCCCACCAAAACGGTCAACCCCTACCTGGAGTCGCACCTGTAGCCAAACAAGAAGGCGAATACGTTGCAGCATTAATTCAAAAACGCCTGCAAGGTAAAACCCTGCGACCATTTAAATACACTGATTTTGGCAACCTAGCCATGATTGGCAAAAATTCAGCCGTTGTAGACATAGGTTTGATCAAATTGAAAGGCTTCTCTGCATGGGTATTCTGGCTATTGATTCACATCTACTTCTTAATTGAGTTTGACAGTAAAGTCTTAGTGATGATTCAGTGGGGATGGAACTACCTCACCCGCAAACGTAGCGCCAGATTGATTACCGAAAAAGAATCTTTAGCATTCGCTACATTTGAAGATAGCCATAGCAGAAATCATTACACACCAGCCAACAATAGACAGCCATTAAATGCCTAA
- a CDS encoding TIGR03985 family CRISPR-associated protein: protein MSEFVFQDLPQVDLLQWLARGSLKQKLLRTIRLWVWLRSIYGGHQECLMLDDGFTYTEWRDAFFSPTHTKGEEIPHLHDSRCACAKTTAQWLFNENTGIFTDQWQELLIAHTGITESKLDEILQQRLFAVTRRSLHGDLQVLVNLHWLIYRNDKYYRVIEFPARPIAAKSDDNYELNFLHEDLVGFAENHSQKINGVQRFFLKLDYITPRSNLDAVDDWQHQLRELWTKTLVAPIQLTYKSAKVGNKVNCIVYPVCIYYIQRAVYLCAYGESPDIQNQWYNFRLDHIQKIQPLTWDNAKIPVNLQQDYQRHTLPTPDYVALEMSKAWGFDFYLPAQLMLLRFDRDFGDRYVKGTERHETFQEISYEQVQKLIKQKLTESTQQQALLKVLANRSSEDAYYQVFIRYQDAKNRDNNVMMRLRAWRPKCEVIFPDELRQSIAADVAQEFQLYHQD, encoded by the coding sequence GTGTCTGAATTTGTATTTCAAGATTTACCACAAGTTGATTTGCTGCAATGGTTAGCACGGGGTTCACTCAAGCAAAAACTGTTGCGGACAATTCGGTTGTGGGTGTGGTTGCGTTCAATTTACGGTGGTCATCAAGAATGTTTAATGTTGGATGATGGCTTTACTTATACAGAATGGCGAGATGCTTTTTTTAGCCCCACTCATACTAAAGGCGAAGAAATTCCGCATTTACATGACTCTCGTTGTGCTTGTGCAAAAACAACAGCCCAATGGTTATTTAATGAAAATACTGGAATTTTTACTGACCAATGGCAAGAATTATTAATTGCTCATACTGGGATAACAGAATCTAAATTAGATGAAATCTTGCAACAAAGATTGTTTGCTGTAACTCGTCGTTCTTTGCATGGTGATTTACAAGTTTTAGTTAATTTGCATTGGCTGATTTATCGAAATGATAAATATTATCGTGTTATTGAATTTCCGGCGCGTCCAATTGCGGCAAAATCTGACGATAATTATGAATTGAATTTTCTGCACGAAGATTTGGTAGGATTTGCCGAAAATCACTCGCAAAAAATTAACGGAGTCCAAAGATTTTTTCTCAAGTTAGATTATATTACACCCCGCAGTAACTTAGATGCTGTTGATGATTGGCAACATCAATTAAGAGAATTATGGACAAAAACTTTAGTCGCACCAATTCAACTAACTTACAAAAGTGCCAAAGTAGGAAATAAAGTTAATTGCATTGTTTATCCAGTCTGTATTTACTATATTCAAAGAGCAGTATATTTATGTGCTTATGGTGAAAGTCCTGATATTCAGAATCAATGGTATAACTTTCGCCTTGATCATATTCAAAAAATACAGCCTTTAACCTGGGATAATGCCAAAATTCCAGTAAATTTACAACAAGATTATCAAAGACATACTTTACCCACACCTGATTATGTAGCTTTAGAAATGTCGAAAGCTTGGGGGTTTGATTTTTATTTACCTGCACAATTGATGTTGCTGCGGTTTGATAGAGATTTTGGCGATCGCTATGTTAAAGGTACCGAACGTCATGAAACATTTCAAGAAATTTCTTATGAGCAAGTACAGAAATTAATCAAACAAAAACTAACAGAATCGACACAACAACAAGCTTTATTAAAAGTTCTTGCTAATCGTTCATCAGAAGATGCTTATTACCAAGTATTTATTAGATATCAAGATGCCAAAAATCGAGATAATAACGTGATGATGCGTTTACGTGCTTGGCGACCGAAATGTGAAGTTATCTTTCCTGATGAACTTAGACAAAGTATTGCGGCTGATGTCGCTCAAGAATTTCAGCTTTATCATCAAGATTGA